One window from the genome of Nicotiana tomentosiformis chromosome 5, ASM39032v3, whole genome shotgun sequence encodes:
- the LOC117281628 gene encoding uncharacterized protein — protein sequence MAEYEACILGLRLAIDMNVQELLVIRDSDLLMHQVLGEWDTKNTKILSYLHCVQELIERFTKIEFKHVPRIQNTFSDALATLSSMIQHLDMNFINPIPKGIQKQSAYCAHVEEEIDGNPWFHDIKKYVEKGEYLETATHTKKRMLQRLFSHFFQSGGILYRRTPDLGLLRCVDAKEASRLLEEIHVETCIPHMNDFILAKKILRVGYFWMTMETNCINGPFEPTASNGHRFILVAIDYFTKWFEAMSYKAVTKKVVADFVRDRIVCRFGVPESIITDNAANLNSDLMKDMCETFKIKHRNSTTYMPQMNGVIEAANKNIKKILRKMVDNYKQWHEKLPFAWLGYRTTVRTSTGATPYLLVYGTEAIIPAKVEISSLRIIQEAELSDAEWIRRRYEQLALIDGKIMNAVCHSQLYQNRMARAFNKKVRPRQFTPGKLVLK from the exons atggcagaatatgaagcttgcattTTGGGGCttaggttggccattgacatgaatgttcaggagCTGCTGGTAATCAGAGATTCAGATCTTTTGATGCACCAGGTTCTAGGGGAATGGGACacgaagaacaccaaaatattgtcATATTTGCACTGCGTACAAGAGTTGATCgaaaggttcacaaagatagaattcaaacatgttccgaggatTCAGAATACGTTTTCAGATGCGTTAGCtactttgtcttccatgatacaacacctgGACATGAATTTCATCAATCCTATCCCAAAAGGGATTCAGAAACAGTctgcttattgtgctcatgttgaagaagagattgacggaaatccatggttccacgacatcaagaaATACGTGGAAAAAGGAGAATACCTAGAGACTGCTACCCATACTAAGAAGCGCATGCTTCAAAGATTATTCagccatttctttcaaagcgggggaattctatatagaaggactcctgacctGGGGTTACTAAGGTGCGttgatgccaaggaggcatccagattgctcgaggaaatacatgtcGAAACTTGCATACCGCACATGAATGATTTCatcttagccaagaagatactaagagtagggtatttctggatgactatggaaacaaactgcatcaa cGGCCCATTCGAGCCCactgcttcaaatgggcataggttcattctggtggccatagactacttcacaaaatggttTGAAGCTATGTCTTATAAAGCAGTAACTAAGAAAGTTGTAGCGGATTTTGTTCGGGACcgcattgtttgtcgattcggagtACCAGAGTCAATCATTACCGACAATGCCGCCAATTTAAATAGCGATTTGATGAAAgacatgtgtgaaacattcaagatcaagcataggaATTCCACAACATATATGCCACAAATGAACGGAGTTATAGAAgctgccaacaaaaacatcaagaagatattgaggaaaatggtggataATTATaaacaatggcatgagaagctgCCATTTGCTTGGCTTGGATATCGTACCacagttcgcacatcaactggggcaactccctacctattggtttatggtactgaagctATTATTCCTGCCAAAGTAGAAATCTCTTCtctaagaattatacaagaagctgagctcagcgatgcagaatggatacgaagacgctatgaacaactagctctcattgatgggaaaaTAATGAATGCAGTATGTCACAGTCAACTAtaccagaacagaatggcaagagctttcaacaaaaaggtcaggCCAAGGCAATTCACGCCGGGGAAATTGGTGCTAAAGTGA